The Rubricoccus marinus nucleotide sequence AGGAGACCGGCGCACCGTCCACCGCCTTCGGGCGGGCCGCGCAGGGCATGGGTGCCCTGAAAGACATGGCGGACCAGATGGAGGAGAGCGCCAACACGGCCCCGGCTGAGCCGGTCAACCACCGCGTCCTCGCCGAAGTGCTGCCCGAGGAGGCTGCCGGCTTCCCACAGGCGAGCACCGAAGGCGAGTCCCAGAGCATGGGCGGCGCCTTTTCCATCTCGCAGCGCTCGGCGGTCTACGAAACCGAAGGCGAAGACGGCCAGATCACCGTCGAGGTCATGGACCTCGGCGGGCTGCCCAGCGTGGCCATGTTCGGCGCGCCGTGGGCGATGATGGACGTGGACAAAGAGACCGACACCACCTACGAGCGCACGATCACCTACCAGGGCCAGCGCGGCTACCGGAAGTACGACACCGAGCGCCGCCGTGGCGAGCTAAGCGCACTGATCGAGAACCGCTACCTCGTCAAGGTCTCCGGCCGCGACGTAGAGGACGCACAGATGGAAGAGGCGCTCCAGGCCGTCGATACGCGGCGGCTCGCGAGCATGAAGGACGAAGGCCGCCCGGCCTCCTGAGCCTCTGGCGTAATGCGTAATGCGTAATGCGTAATGCGTAATGCGTAATGCGTGAGGGGCGCGGCTTTTTTTGTTCCGGTGAGGCAGCGTTTCCTTGTCCGGCCTCTGGCGCCAGAGGCGAGCGCGAAGCAGCTTTACTCGGTACTCGGTACTCGGTACTCGGTACTCGGTACTCGGTACCCATGCCGGCGCGTGAAGTCCGGGCGCATCGCCAGAGGCCGGGGTGGCAGCGGGGAGCCGCGGCTGCGGCGGCGCGTAGCTTCGACGCCCGCTTCTGCTCTCGCATGTCTGTTCTCGACTCCCCCGACCTCGCCACCATCCGCGACGCGCTTCTGGCGGCGCAACGCGTCGTCATCACGACGCACATCCGGCCGGACGGCGACGCGCTCGGCAGCGAGATCGCCGTCGGGCGGTGGCTACGCGGCATGGGCAAGGCGGTCTACTGCCTCAACGCCGATCCCGAGCCCAAACCGCTCCGCTGGCTGCTGGACGAGCAGCCTAAAAAGCTCGTCCGCACCTACGACCCCGGCGCGCTCAGCCACGCCGAACTCATCGCGAGCGCCGACGCGCTGCTGATTGTGGACGTCAACGCCGAGCACCGCTTGGGCAGCGTCGGCAAGCCGTTCCGGGACGCCGCCGCCGCGGGCAAGCCGGTCTACCTCCTGGACCACCACCCGGACCCCGAGACGTGGTTCACGGCCTCGTGCGTCCGCACGGACGCCGCCGCCGCTGGCGAGATCGTCTACGACCTCATCGCCGGGCACGACCCCAGCGCCATCGACCGCGCCATCGCGACGGCGCTCTACGTCGCGATCATGACGGACACCGGCTCGTTCCGCTTCGGCTCCACGACGCCGCGCACGCACGCCATCATCTCGGACCTCTTGGAGCGCGGCGACTTCAAGCCCGAGCCCATCCACGTCGCGCTGTACGACGGCAAGACGCCAGAGGCGCTGCGCCTGCTCGGCCGCGCGCTGGGCTCCATCCGCAGCCACTACGACGGACGTCTGACCTCGATGACGGTCTCGCAGGAGATGCTGAGCGCCTCTGGCGCCGACTTCCAGGACACCGAGGGGCTGATCCAGTACGCCCTCGCGATGGAGGGCGCCGTCGCATCGGTGATCTTCCTGGAGACGCTGAGCGGAATCAAGATCTCGTTCCGCTCCAAAGGCGACTGCCCCATCAACGGCTGGGCTGGGCGCTACGGCGGCGGCGGGCACGCCAACGCCTCGGGCGCGTACGTCAAGAACCGCCCGCTGGAGCAGGTCCGCAAAGACGTGATCGACTCGGCTCCCGTGCACGTTGTCGCTCCGCCGGAGGCTGTCGCGGAGGCCGAGGAAGGCCACGAGCTTTCCGAGGAGGAACTCGCGCTGCTCGCCCAGTTCCAGAGCAACCGCTAGGCCGCCCGGCGTCCGCGAACTCCTGTTCGCCTCTGGCGCGTTTCCTCCGTGACCTCGCGCGACACGCCCCGACCGGACGGTCTCTGGCGCCAGAGGCCCACTTTTTATCTCCCGCCCCCGCTATGACTCCCGCTCCTCTTTCCGATCTCGACGCCGATCTCGTGTGCCTCTTCCTCGACGGAGAGGCGGCGCCAGAGGCGTGGACCGAGGCATACGGCTCTGCCGCCGCTTCGGCCGCCGCCGATGCCGCGGCCTCTGGCGGCCCGGCGGCTTTCTACCCCGCAGGTGGCCCGACGCGCGTCGTGATCGTGCCTCTGGCGAAGGAGGTGGAGGGCGCGGAGCGGTGGCGGTGGAGCGGCGCGAGCGCTGCGGCGGTCGCCTCTGGCGTGAAAGCCGAGCTCGTGACGCTGGACGCACCGGACGCCGCCTCCGCCGAGGCCGCACTGGAGGGCTTCCTGCTCGGCGCCTACCGCTTTGACCGCTACCGCACGAAGCCCGACGAGACGCCAGAGGCCGAGGTCACGGTCCGCATCCCCGAAGGCGCCACGCCCGACGAGAACGCCGCCCGCGTCCGCGCCGAGGCGACGAACGCCGCCCGCGATCTGGTCAACATGTCGCCAGACGAGAAGATGCCGGCCGACCTCGCGGACGCCATGCGCGAGGGCGCACAGGCCGTCGGGCTGCGCGTGGAGGTGTGGGACGAGGAGCGGATCGAGGACGAGGACATGGGCGGTCTCCTCGCGGTCAACCGCGGCAGCCTGGATCCGGCGCGGTTCGTCGTGATCGAGCACGCGCCAGAGGCGGCCTCTGGCGACGGGCCGGTGGTTCTCGTGGGCAAAGGCGTCACCTACGACACCGGCGGCCTCTCGCTGAAGCCGACGAAAAACTCGATGGACAAGATGAAGGCCGACATGGGCGGCAGCGCAGCCGTCTACGGCGCCATGCTGGCGCTCGCGCGGCTGGACGTGCCCGTCCACGTGATCGCGCTGATCCCGATGTCCGACAACCGCCCCGGCCTGCGCGCCTACGTCCCGGGCGACGTCATCCACATGCACTCCGGCGCCACCGTCGAGGTGCTCAACACGGACGCCGAGGGCCGGATGCTCCTCGCCGACGCGCTCTCGTACGCCAGAGGCCTGAAGCCCAGCCTTGCGGTGAGTGTGGCGACGCTTACCGGCGCGCAGGGCGTGGCGCTCGGCGAGCGCGTGGCCGCCGCCATCACGCGCGAAGGCGAGGGGCGCGACATCCTCCACCGCCAGTTTATTGGCGCCGGCGAGGCCTCTGGCGACCGCGTGTGGCCGCTCCCGCTGTTCCCGCACTACGCGGCGCAACTCAAGAGCGACGTGGCGGACCTCAAAAACGTCGGTGGCGCGATGGCCGGGACCATCACCGCAGCGGCCTTCTTGGACCACTTCACGCGCGACGACGAGGGCGAGCCCGCCTATCCGTGGATCCACCTCGACATCGCGCGGCCGTCTTTTCTCGACTCGCCGTTCGGGATGCACCCCAAAGGCGCCACCGGCTTTGGCGTCCGCCTCCTGCTGGACGCGATTTCAGAGTCCGCCTGACAGACCCTCGGCAGCGCGCGGCGTTACCGTGCACGCCCCTTCCCCTGGCTCCATGATGACCTCCCGCCTCTGGCGCGCCGCGCTCCCCGCGTTTCTCGTGCTCGCCGCCTGCGAACGCGCCCCCGACGCTCCCCCGGCTGACGGCTCCAACCCCGACGCGACCGTCGG carries:
- a CDS encoding DHH family phosphoesterase, which produces MSVLDSPDLATIRDALLAAQRVVITTHIRPDGDALGSEIAVGRWLRGMGKAVYCLNADPEPKPLRWLLDEQPKKLVRTYDPGALSHAELIASADALLIVDVNAEHRLGSVGKPFRDAAAAGKPVYLLDHHPDPETWFTASCVRTDAAAAGEIVYDLIAGHDPSAIDRAIATALYVAIMTDTGSFRFGSTTPRTHAIISDLLERGDFKPEPIHVALYDGKTPEALRLLGRALGSIRSHYDGRLTSMTVSQEMLSASGADFQDTEGLIQYALAMEGAVASVIFLETLSGIKISFRSKGDCPINGWAGRYGGGGHANASGAYVKNRPLEQVRKDVIDSAPVHVVAPPEAVAEAEEGHELSEEELALLAQFQSNR
- a CDS encoding leucyl aminopeptidase family protein, giving the protein MTPAPLSDLDADLVCLFLDGEAAPEAWTEAYGSAAASAAADAAASGGPAAFYPAGGPTRVVIVPLAKEVEGAERWRWSGASAAAVASGVKAELVTLDAPDAASAEAALEGFLLGAYRFDRYRTKPDETPEAEVTVRIPEGATPDENAARVRAEATNAARDLVNMSPDEKMPADLADAMREGAQAVGLRVEVWDEERIEDEDMGGLLAVNRGSLDPARFVVIEHAPEAASGDGPVVLVGKGVTYDTGGLSLKPTKNSMDKMKADMGGSAAVYGAMLALARLDVPVHVIALIPMSDNRPGLRAYVPGDVIHMHSGATVEVLNTDAEGRMLLADALSYARGLKPSLAVSVATLTGAQGVALGERVAAAITREGEGRDILHRQFIGAGEASGDRVWPLPLFPHYAAQLKSDVADLKNVGGAMAGTITAAAFLDHFTRDDEGEPAYPWIHLDIARPSFLDSPFGMHPKGATGFGVRLLLDAISESA